In Chaetodon auriga isolate fChaAug3 chromosome 9, fChaAug3.hap1, whole genome shotgun sequence, the genomic window TAGTAGCCTCTCATCAGCAGTTCTCTCATCGCTCGTGTGCGCTCTGATCTGTTTGGCTGCttgaaagactgagagagaaacagtgacAGCGTCTTACGGGCTGGCGGGAGATGAAGGGATTTTGTAGCCAATTACAGAGATTGAGCTACATATATTGagcttgaaaagaaaaacttacTGCCTCTGGGAAACAGGTTAACTTCAAGGCTTCAAAGACGTTTTTTATCAGTTACGATGTTCCTATCAGGGCGTCCAAACAAAATCATATGACAGGTTGTCGTAATATCACATCTGTGTCTCGGTCCCTGCGCGTGACGTGTGTTAGCTGCACAATGTTGCCTCTGTGCAGGATCTTAACTACTTTTGTCacacctgtttgtttgtgacctttACTTTCAGTGGAGGTTTAATGAATCCTGACTTGCAACTAAATCATAAAACCTTGTGGGGAAAGTCACTTGAAGAGTAGCTTTCTAGATTTACACTGCCTCATGATGAAAGCTTTTTCTCACAGCGCAGTGAGTGGCATTTGTCTGACCTTGTGTGCATGTCGGTGCAATTTAGGAAAGCACTCCCTTACAGTTAAAAGAGGGTGATCGAGACACGTCGACTAACTCGGCCACATTAGGTGCCTCTGAAGGAGGAATCGCTTGGCCTTTGGAAATAGTTGGAAAATGAACGTCAGTGTAAATACCTTGCTGTAGCTGGCCTGAAGTCACAAGAGGAGCAAAAGACTCAATCATAATGCAACTGAACTCGTTTAGTCACGCGACTGTGGCACCACCTTCACCTCCACAATTGGACAAACATccaacacagtcacacacatttcacacatgcacatacaagtGACTGGAGCTTCAGGGTAGAGATGTAAATTAAGGATTAGTTTCATTACTGATTAacctgctgattatttttcttctttcatcaataaaaaaaagcaatcgCAATATCCTAAACCCCAAGGCAGCCTcatcaaattgcttgttttttctgaccAATGTTCCAAAACCCagaggagaaataaataaataacccacaaagaaaacatcataAGAAAAAATCCAGGTTATAAGATGCTTTGTGAAACAGGTGCTCTGTGGGAAGCTCTTCCAAAGTCAAGAGGCAACAACAGGGAAAGCATGAGGAGAACCTGAGACTCCTCTCAGAGGTCAAGTTGGAACAAGGGAAAATGACTGAATCAGCTCATGGTTTCAGCTGTAGTTCAGGGACTTCCCTCATTTTATTCATCACTAGCTtactctctgtccatctgttctCCAGCCGTCATTGATTTTCCTGAGGACATCTTTACTCTGGAGCAGAAGAGACACGGAGCGGTACTCCTTCACGTCTTCTGCGTGAGTATCAGCTCTGCCTGAAAAccagaatttaaaatgaaaggaGCTTCGTTCGAACTCACAAACAGATGCATGTGTGAGCCACGTGGCCAATAATGTGTCCCTTGTATCTGACAGGCTATCTACATGTTTCACGCGCTGGCCATCGTGTGTGATGTTTACTTTGTGCCATCACTGGAAAAAGTATCAGAGGTATGAACATCTAAtgtgactgaaaacagcatAACATAAGACATAAAGTATCATTCGTCAGCTGAAAAATAGCCTGATCCTTTTGAGAATCGATGAGTTGATAgttgatgttttctttgtgttctcTTGGTTTTACCAAAGCACCTGTTACCTTTAAAACACCTTTAAAGGATAAGGATAGagttatttcttatttttcttgatGTATTTCCCCTGGAAAGAGGTAAACCAACAATGCATTAGTCCTTCTATAACTACTTTCTGACCTGTGGTTTCAAGGTGTAAACCTTTAATAATGGATTATAAAGGACTattgtttctttatttctattttttttttgtttatggaTCAAAAATTTCAGCTGAGCATTGTGGTTAGTAGAGAACATTACTGAAAAAGGActaaataatgcatttattggggggactattttcagttgtggattaatacacatttggcaCCGTAGTGATTATTTACAGCATGTGGGATAGACTCATATTAAACTACAATGCCCATGTTCATCGAAATAAAGGAAgatgtcagccagtgcaacagtgtggctcagttatggtttttgaatatttttggacaacagtggagttCTGTGGCTAATATCAGGCTTTAGATACCAGACATTACTTTTCAGTAGAATCAATCCATTGATTTTGGATTTGTTGGCAATCAGAAAATGCAGAACATCACCAGCTTTATCCTTTCATCTGTTCAAACTCACACTCATCCTCTAGAACCTTCAGCTCAGTCAGGACGTGGCCGGGGCAACCTTCATGGCAGCTGGGAGCTCGGCCCCCGAGCTCTTCacctctctgattggtcagtgtgATGTTCATCTAATCAGTCACTCACTCTAACGTGTTAGCCCAAGCATTCCTCCATCAACGCTCCAGTAACCTGCAATCACATGCATCTTCACCTGATTAGGACTGACAGAAGTcaagtgtgtgtgggcagaAGCACTGATTGACCAATTTTAAGCATTAAGTAGGCGTCaaagaaagacatttcattttgcttGATGGTTTGCCAGCTCATCCGCAAATTACTTCTGTGGCCCTGATGTTCTGTCATCAagcatttttgttgttttcccaATGCAGTAATTTTCAGTAAATatggatgaagatgaaaaaaataccCTCTGAGTaggaaacaacaaagaaattggGACTACGAAAAATATCATCGAGATAAAAGTTTCTGGGGTGAAATTTAGACAAAAGAAGGCTTGTTATTCACAGTATTTGGAAACTGCGGCCCAGATATTAAACAGAGGCAGAAACCATCTCACTGATGTTTTTGAAACGTGACAAAGTAGAACACTACTGGGGATCTATCCTGGATATCATGTACGATTTATTAAAATGGCCTTGAAGCATATGCATTACTGTGGCTTGTAAGAGCGAAAGCTTTGCTTCTAAATCCCTGATGCTTAAGGATATTTCTCATATATCATCTCTGAAATAATCTTTTTATTCACAAAGGAAAAAAGGCTGGCTTTGATGAGTATTGGAGTGACGTTCGGCAATATGCAGTAAATATTGTGCAATCAGTAGCAGAAGATCTGTCCAGCCCCTGTGGTTATGAACAAAAGATGCAATATTTCTGTACAGAGGAGAAAGATACCATGGCTATCATTATGCACTTTTATGAATGGGAGGGAGCTACAATCCATCACTTTCGACAGATTGtcacattacattcatttttgctgatGATTTATGGTTTACTCTttcctgttctgtgtttttaggGGTGTTTATCACAAAGGGAGACGTGGGTGTGGGAACTATCGTGGGATCAGCTGTCTTCAACATCCTGGTCATCATCGGCATCTGTGGCATCTTCTCTGGACAGGTACAAACACTGTGTTCAGACCTGAGGCCAAAAGCAGGATGAACCAAACATTTCTGAGCTGTAAGagaacaaaatgacaaagtaaaaattcattacacacataaaacacataaagtGTAAAACCCTCTGGCCCAGACAATGATAACATCTTACACTAACCGCATTATGTTTTTCGTCTTCTCTCTCCAGCCCATCTCTCTGAGCTGGTGGCCTTTGTTTCGTGATGCCATCTTCTACATCCTATCCATAGTGGTGCTTATCCTGGTGAGAAACCGGGGAATTCGTTTTCTGTCAGCTGAATCATTGCATCAAAGAAATCTGTGTACCAGTCACAAGTGAAGGACTAGAGCGAATAAAGTCTATTTATTATGGTGGTCAGTAGACTGTCTGACTGTATCttacagtatttttttcattttatttgcagGTGATCTATGATGAGAAAGTCATGTGGTAAGACTGTAATGAaacttttttacatttcagcacTTGTGCTGTTTGAATATCAGATCAGTTTGCAAGAGAGCCGACTGTCATTTTGTTGAATTTACGAatctgtgttgctgtttgtaTACATGTTTCAGGTGGGAGACCATCATCCTGATCTCTATGTACGGTATCTACATAATTATCATGAAGTGagtctccttctctcccctctgACTTTTCCATCATGTTGATATCAAGCCATTACGTACTCTATACACACCAAAGACACGGtaacttttttgtgtgtgtgctgtctccTGTGTAGGTTCAACAGATCTCTGCATGGCCTGgtagagaaacactgcagcagagctggaCAGCCGTGTCTGAGCAGCCTGCGACGGACGACTGCTGTCGGAAGCATTGGAGACTGTGACAACGACATGGTGCCGCTGAAGCCAGGTGCAGAGCTCATGTTTGTCCATCCATAAAATCTAAAGTTCCGTCTGTCTCTGAGTAGCTTTCATCAGACCTAGTGACACAGTTCAGGCTGCCAGTCAAACCCATTTCTGTGCCCCTGTGGATTTCCAACAGGCTGAAATAGAACTAGACCACTTTGATGGACAgatgttttctccatttttttgtCCTTCCATTACTCTGTTCTCTTTGTCATATTAAACTATTATTTCCTTTCCACTTTCTCCAGATTCATGTGTGGTGGCCGGCCAGGATTCAGGGGTGGTGATGGTGGATGAGATGCTGAACCTGCACCCCCACCAGCTCTCCTTTTCAGAGGCAAGCCTCCGCCTTCTCATCACCCCGCATTTCCCCCCCTTCACCCGCCTGCACATGGCAGGACGCATGGTCATCAACGAGGTACACTGCACGCGCTCGCATCCTTCACATAACGCCAACTTCCCCTGGTTTTTTGGACTGTGTTGGTGGGTATTTAAGTGAGCATGTGCAGCATTTTAGAAAGCAATATGTCTCTGTCAACAGGGACACGCCAATATAATGAAGAATCACAAACTCACCCTTGTGTACCTGGAAGGGTTGCATCAGCTATTAGTAAATTTGTTCCAAATTGTGCATTGTTGACTGTCCCTAAGTTCTTAGTAACAATTACTAGCCAGTCTCAAAGTCATGACTTATGAAATTGGGTTGCCCATTAAAACTTTAGTAAGTTACATCACAAGCTGAAACAtagccaaacaaaaacagtttgggGGATTTATTTTAACTTATATGTTTATGAGAAGAAAAGTGTGTTTCAGAGTTAGTAGTATTCATGAAGTTGACAATGAGTGAAATATctatttatgctaagctaactgacgCTAACATAACATTGGGTCATTTGAGGTAGgctatgttgtttttttgttttgtttttgttgtactttttgtgacatttaaaatcttactgttttACATCATTAGTAAACAGCATTTATATGTTAGCTATGTTAATTGTTTAATATTACATCTTAAAGTTCACAGCAAATTAGTCATATGtaagaaaagtaaaaatagcTTTGTCAGTTAGTTCAGTTAGCTATTTAGCAGTATTATACATGGCAGTTTTCACCCTTCACTGTAAATGCGCCATATGTTCACAAGTTAACGTTAGCTTTATCAGTTAGTTCAACGAGCTAGGTTGCAGTTATAGGTTACACCTGGCAGTTTTCACCCTTCAGTTAAATGGGTCAtatgttagcaagctaatgttagccttaTCGGTTAGTTCAGTCAGCTATATAGCGGTAAACCtctgcagttttcacttttcactATAAATGGGTCAtatgttagcacgctaacttTAGCTTTATCAGTTAGTTCAGCTAGCTATGTAGCGGTTACAGGTTATACTTTGCAGTTTATACCCTTCACTGTTAAATGGGTCatatgttagcaagctaacattagctttatCAGTTAGTTCAGCTAGCTATGCCACGATTACAGGTTACACCTGGCAGTTTTCACCCTTCAATTAAATGGGTTATATGTTAGCAAGGTAAGGTTAGCTTTGTTAGTTAGTTCAGTTTTCTATGTAACAGTAAAACTTGGCAGTTTTGTAGCGGGGACAGGTTACACATGCTAGTTTTCACCCTTCACTGTAAAATGGGTCACacattagcaagctaacattaggTTGGTCAGTTGGTGTAATTATGGTAATTATACATATCTTTAGTTGCCATGTTGATTTGTTAAATTTCATAATGATTTCACAATAGTAGGATACTATTCAGCGCAGTTTTTGTACAGAAGGTTTGCAGGGAGACAGATTGATAGGGAGATAGATTGGTGCTACAACATCCTGTTTGCTGTCGTTAGATGCATAAGGCACCTAATAATCCCACGCACAAGAACTGAATCTCCCAAATCTGCTTCgtcactccctctgctctcctgcatgTGTGCTTGGCTCTTCCAATACCAAATTAAAATGCAACAGCCAGTGCTGCCCCCACTCTATGCCTTGCCCCCCATCAGTGCTTTCCAAATCCCCTCTGGTGAATGCGCCTGGCTGCCTGATCACCCCTCCTGCCACTCCTCATATTCTGAGCTTCAGTTAGAGGAAGTCATTACCCAAACGTCGATGCAGTGTTTCTCATGTcatgttgttgttctttttcttatttccccctgtcttttctctgacTTCACCCCATCACTGCTCCCCACTCACAGAGGCAGAGGCTGATTCGAGCTCGAGTTGGCCCAGAGGAGGGGGGAGCTTCGGGGGAGGAAAGTTTGGGTGCTAACGGGCCATGGGGGAGGGAGAACGGGACAGTGGCCGAGGGAGACATGCAGCcgatggaggaagagagggagaggagtaAGGAGACGGGGGAAGAGACAGGTGGGGAATCACAGCctaaagaggaagaggaggaggaagaagagcaggaggaaggagaggaggagaatacTCCTTTCAAGCCCTTCATCCTGCCAGGTGAGTCGTGAATCAAAGCAGACATCACACAGAGGCATGGTGGGGTTTTGTAGCACAGGTATCGTAATCTCAGTGGAATCTGCGGGTTAGCTGCATTTATGCACCAGGTCATCTGTTGGCCTCTGGAGAttttttcagcagcagtaactttcttttttctcagaACTTTCTTTGTCATTGATGCTGCTGTACCAAGCATTCCTCTATGGCTTTATCCAACTATTAGTGTTCTACATGGATTTATTGCTGATGGAGCTAATCAAAAATGGATGAAGactcacagactcacacagGCCGTGCCACATTAATAATTTAGACCTTTAGAAGAATCTGTTACGATCCCTGTGGGGAAACGTGTGTGAatgcgtgtttgtgtctgtgtgtgctttttgcGTGTGTTGTCACCATTTCCTCAGATGGCTGGTGTGTGCGTCTGAAGTGGCTGCTTTCCTGGCCAGTGAGCGTCCTGCTTCACTGCACCATCCCCGACTGTAGCCTGCCGCAGTGGGAGCGCTGGTACCTGCTCACCTTCCTGTCCTCCACGCTCTGGATAGCCCTCTTCTCCTACCTCATGGTCTGGATGGTATGAAAGACACTagtcctccacacacacactcacacactcacacacacacacgcacacacacacacacacacacactatatatatatatatatttacacagcctcttttctctgtgtttctggcaAGGTGACCATAATCAGCTACACACTTGGAATCCCAGATGTCATCATGGGAATCACTTTTCTAGCAGCCGGCACCAGTGTCCCCGACTGTATGGCCAGCCTCATAGTCGCCCggcaaggtgtgtgtgcgtgtgtatgcacatgtgtgtttaatTTGTCTCAACACATATTTACACTGCTGATTAAAACCATTTATACCACCTAGCTTTTTTTGTACGTTGGTATGTTACAAGACTAAATTAAAATATTGAGCGTGAAGGTTTGCACTGGTtagacaaaacattttaactCCACTAACTCTCTTTctctggagctttcagctgcGTCTTACAAGATTGCTTTGTCAAACTAATTCAGAGTACTTTAAATCAATGGCCTTCATTTAATGCAAGTAACCTGAAGCTTTTAATGCAAGGTGAATAGTTAGTGTACTTTTTCTCCCGGAATTATCCAACAGATATTACACAttaaaacaatggaaaaaatgataaaaaaattATATGTTAAATGAGGAAGTGAACATGTGCAAAAACCAAACTATTTGACTGGATGTTTAATGTCATTTGAACACATTTGCTCTACATATTTTCATTCTGTGTTCGTTTCTGTGTGACTCGTTGCAGGGATGGGCGACATGGCCGTGTCCAACTCCATTGGCAGTAATATCTTTGATGTGCTGCTGGGCCTGGGCTTCCCCTGGGCGCTGAGGACTCTCATAGTCACCTATGGATCAGTGGTAACACCAACAGTTTCCTCTGCCTCACATCTTGACCCGTGATCCTAAAAACATAGCAGTACTCTGCTGGTGTTGTCCAAACACAGGGGCACTGTAACTAATATGTTAATGTGTAATCTTTTGTTCGATTGATTACAGTTGGGGACCTTTGTTGTATATCATTCCCCCACTCTCTCcatttgtttcctgtcactgatgtATAATGAAAGCAAATATGTCTCTGTGTTAGAAGTAATGTAGCCAGTAAAATACTCTATTTAACTCTGAAACGGCACCTCGAATGAACTGAATGACCCTTGTAAGATGTTGAATTTATTAGTAAATGAtcttaaaacaacattaattctgtcattttgttttttaggtGACAATCAACAGCAAAGGCCTGGTGTACTCAGTGATTCTGCTGCTGGCCTCTGTCACACTCACTGTGAGTAGATTTCCACCATCTGTGACCTTCTATCAGTTAATCCAtcaagttattattattattgtaaaaaaaGTCCAACATGAGCTGCCTGTTTTTCTTCACCCATGATTTTCATCTTATCTTCTCCGGCTCAAGGCCTGCGAGCCCCTGACTCTGTTTTCACACTCGGAGAATTGTATTTATGGCAGTGCAACAGGAAATGAagcgtcctctctctctgtctgttcatcGCTCCTCAGGTCCTCTGTGTCCATCTGAACTGCTGGAGGTTGGACCGCAGGCTGGGACTCTGTCTCCTTCTACTCTAcgccatcttcctcctctgctccatcGCCTTTGAGAAGCTGtagagggcacacacacacacacacacacacacacacacacacacacacaaacactcccccCACGCACAGACTCATAAAAAAGAACGCACAAACGAACAAGTGGTCTGACTCGTTTTCCACCTTCACTGCTGCCATTATCAATCAGATGTACAGagagattttcattttcatgtcacgGTGGCTGTACACGTACGCATTACTGCGGCTGCCCGAAAGCTGCGTTGTTTACCTTTGATAAACGAGTATTTTACATAGTTTTGTACCGAGCACCTCCAGCCCAGATTTTGTGAAATCAAAGCCAACTGATGATGCACTGTCTCACAGCAAATTTATAAAGTATTGAATTTGTATTCTGAAACCAAGAATATTGTAAAAGGAACCCCAAAGTGTGTTAGTTTACCTGTTCATACTTTATGACTGCCACAAGTAACCTCAAAGACCAGATGATTATACGTGTTAAGTTGATGTAGTTGCTTCTCAGTGCGTGCAGTTATTTTATGTAAAGTTTGTGTGAAGTTTTCATCACGcctttgtgtctgttgttgtaAACAGCATAGCATGGCTGATCATCACGCTCCAGATAAATTGCACTAAGCCACTGTTGTCTTGGCCTTGTACAGACCGtaggcccccccccccccccccccctttcctaAAAGCTTCTCAGCACAGAGGCGGTGTTTTTGTGCTGGAACAAAGGCGACTGTATGCCACATGGTGTTTTTGAATGTCTGTGTTCGGAGAGAGTCCTCGAGTGTATGTTGTTGAGTGcaattaaaatattttgttctGTGAGGTTTTTCTTCTGCGTCTCACGTCGGACAGTCCGTCTGATGCTCCTTCAAACCATCATTTTGAAATATCCTTCCACAACACTTAAAATGAATACATGTGACAAGAAATCCAGCAAAACACAAGGAAGCAAACCAAAGCACTCTAAATTTAAACCTTTTCCCAACAGAGTGTGGTTGAGTTATGCTAATGAAGAAGAATTCATTAAACACTGGCATTTTACTGCTGACTTATAAAAAAGGTTGCATTCACAGCATAAAATGTCGTCAATAaccaaattaaaggaaaacaaaaaaacacataatcTCAGTTTCCCCTCACACTGTACAACATCACTCACTCTTAACTTGACTCgtatttagtgacacagttgAGTTTATTTGATGAGAGGTGATGAACACCTGAGCCCAATACTTTTCACTGTAGTTCATGTGAAGAAAAAGACTATTTTAATGCTGCAGGTACACTTTCAATGAAAAACGAATTTAATATTGTGCACTGCCAGGAGCAGCTCAACACAATATAGAAAGGTAAACTTATTATTTTATCATTGTGCGCCATAACATATATGAAACAAGCTCCCGAGACATTAATGTGACGCTTTTTAAGCCGTACTGTCCTCAGAGGCTGAAGGATTTCACTCAACCCAGTTTGCACAGCAACCATTTCAGTGAGACATACTTCCTACGCCGGTAGTCcagctgcttctccaaactgcaGGCGTACTGAGCACCACCTACTGTaggtaatacactgactatTGATAAGTACCTCATACAATCCCACTTTAAATCATCAGAACTATCCCTTTAAGCTCCataacaaaacatttaacatAACAGTGCGATATTCAAAAATTGTAAGATAGAATCTGAGCGCTCCAACAACATTTTGGATGAGGTGCAGACCAGCGGACTGAAGTTCAGTCACATGgagctgagaagctgcaaccTGCAGCACTTCAGCACCAGAGACAGCTCCACAGCTTCAGCATGCTGAGGAAAGGCTGCTGTCCAAGAGCTGGGACACACACATCAGCGCTGCCCTCCATCATCCGGCTCATCTGTAACAGAAGGTCAGTGCTCACATCTTGTACTTAAGTAtaagtagcaataccacagtgtagaaatactgttaGAAAACTCATGCATTTAAAAGTTCAGTCAATTTTAAGGAAGGTGGAGCTATCCACGTGATGTTCTTCTACACACAAAACTCTTCACTATTATTGCAGCATGCTTTTGTTCTCAGCTTAACTCCGCCCACATTTCTCACCATAGAAACTtaattgaaatgttaaaaaattcAGTCTGCAATAATGTGCTAttcctttttttcattcacATCTTTCATACTTTCCAAAATATTCAAatggatgttttcattttttccttcattttcagcttttatctCCTCATTCATACTTTCAGCGAGAGCCTCCATTCAGACTGTAAAATGCTCCACATCTTTCAGAAATTATGAGATTTATTCATCTTAttcaaaaagtacaatatttctgcTCCAAAGTACCTAAAAACTGtatataaatacaatattgaagcagatgtacttagttactttgaTAATATACTTGTCAGGATACAATTTTTGCCCTTAGCCCCCCAGTTTTCTTCGTGCATTTTCAAGCATACTCaagatttaattaaaatgagTCATCTGCAGCAGACATCTATCAGCTGATCCAATCATATATCAACCACATAACGCAGTTCCAGCAGGAGGATATGCTTAAATCACATATTCAAAGCAATTACAATGGACACATATTtcaaagtgatttttatttcagtcaggCTAAATCGGTTTCGATAccaaagaaatgtaaaaataaaaatagtacAACAAAGTACATCATTTTACAAATACTCATAATGGAGGTCTGACATATCAGAATAATCAAATAAATTCAAACATGTCACAGTCataacaaaaatagaaaaagtcAATACAGTACATAGAATGCATTAGGAGCTATATACTTGAAGTGTCTGCTATACCATAGACTGTACAAAATTCTACTAGAAAAAACTCCCAGTACCAATGGAATATCAGGtaatataaaatgttaaaaaaaaagaaagaaatacaaacaatacaacaaaaaaacacttgtgatgtgagtgtgtgtgtgcgtttattCGTACAGGTGCAATCTGCATGCAAATCTGCCTCAGTGTGACCAATGATAAAAGCAGCTACAgtcgacgtgtgtgtgtgtgtgtgtgtgtgcgccatcGCTTTGACAGCAGTTGTTTAAAAATGACTCGTGGGGGATGATGTCACTGCCAGACGGTTTCTAAGAAGCTAGCACAAAACACCTTTGAGAAGAGGACGCACCTTTGTGATCAC contains:
- the slc24a6a gene encoding sodium/potassium/calcium exchanger 3 isoform X1 is translated as MKAPRRPRQTRLLPRFCICGVGLLAAAWIFHFNDLTGSRGPTVDHDILSKREIIQQKDDNQTDSISKSAVIDFPEDIFTLEQKRHGAVLLHVFCAIYMFHALAIVCDVYFVPSLEKVSENLQLSQDVAGATFMAAGSSAPELFTSLIGVFITKGDVGVGTIVGSAVFNILVIIGICGIFSGQPISLSWWPLFRDAIFYILSIVVLILVIYDEKVMWWETIILISMYGIYIIIMKFNRSLHGLVEKHCSRAGQPCLSSLRRTTAVGSIGDCDNDMVPLKPDSCVVAGQDSGVVMVDEMLNLHPHQLSFSEASLRLLITPHFPPFTRLHMAGRMVINERQRLIRARVGPEEGGASGEESLGANGPWGRENGTVAEGDMQPMEEERERSKETGEETGGESQPKEEEEEEEEQEEGEEENTPFKPFILPDGWCVRLKWLLSWPVSVLLHCTIPDCSLPQWERWYLLTFLSSTLWIALFSYLMVWMVTIISYTLGIPDVIMGITFLAAGTSVPDCMASLIVARQGMGDMAVSNSIGSNIFDVLLGLGFPWALRTLIVTYGSVVTINSKGLVYSVILLLASVTLTVLCVHLNCWRLDRRLGLCLLLLYAIFLLCSIAFEKL
- the slc24a6a gene encoding sodium/potassium/calcium exchanger 3 isoform X3; translated protein: MKAPRRPRQTRLLPRFCICGVGLLAAAWIFHFNDLTGSRGPTVDHDILSKREIIQQKDDNQTDSISKSAVIDFPEDIFTLEQKRHGAVLLHVFCAIYMFHALAIVCDVYFVPSLEKVSENLQLSQDVAGATFMAAGSSAPELFTSLIGVFITKGDVGVGTIVGSAVFNILVIIGICGIFSGQPISLSWWPLFRDAIFYILSIVVLILVIYDEKVMWWETIILISMYGIYIIIMKFNRSLHGLVEKHCSRAGQPCLSSLRRTTAVGSIGDCDNDMVPLKPDSCVVAGQDSGVVMVDEMLNLHPHQLSFSERQRLIRARVGPEEGGASGEESLGANGPWGRENGTVAEGDMQPMEEERERSKETGEETGGESQPKEEEEEEEEQEEGEEENTPFKPFILPDGWCVRLKWLLSWPVSVLLHCTIPDCSLPQWERWYLLTFLSSTLWIALFSYLMVWMVTIISYTLGIPDVIMGITFLAAGTSVPDCMASLIVARQGMGDMAVSNSIGSNIFDVLLGLGFPWALRTLIVTYGSVVTINSKGLVYSVILLLASVTLTVLCVHLNCWRLDRRLGLCLLLLYAIFLLCSIAFEKL
- the slc24a6a gene encoding sodium/potassium/calcium exchanger 3 isoform X2 gives rise to the protein MKAPRRPRQTRLLPRFCICGVGLLAAAWIFHFNDLTGSRGPTVDHDILSKREIIQQKDDNQTDSISKSAVIDFPEDIFTLEQKRHGAVLLHVFCAIYMFHALAIVCDVYFVPSLEKVSENLQLSQDVAGATFMAAGSSAPELFTSLIGVFITKGDVGVGTIVGSAVFNILVIIGICGIFSGQPISLSWWPLFRDAIFYILSIVVLILVRNRGIRFLWETIILISMYGIYIIIMKFNRSLHGLVEKHCSRAGQPCLSSLRRTTAVGSIGDCDNDMVPLKPDSCVVAGQDSGVVMVDEMLNLHPHQLSFSEASLRLLITPHFPPFTRLHMAGRMVINERQRLIRARVGPEEGGASGEESLGANGPWGRENGTVAEGDMQPMEEERERSKETGEETGGESQPKEEEEEEEEQEEGEEENTPFKPFILPDGWCVRLKWLLSWPVSVLLHCTIPDCSLPQWERWYLLTFLSSTLWIALFSYLMVWMVTIISYTLGIPDVIMGITFLAAGTSVPDCMASLIVARQGMGDMAVSNSIGSNIFDVLLGLGFPWALRTLIVTYGSVVTINSKGLVYSVILLLASVTLTVLCVHLNCWRLDRRLGLCLLLLYAIFLLCSIAFEKL